A region from the Bufo gargarizans isolate SCDJY-AF-19 unplaced genomic scaffold, ASM1485885v1 fragScaff_scaffold_395_pilon:::fragment_2:::debris, whole genome shotgun sequence genome encodes:
- the LOC122922500 gene encoding MAD2L1-binding protein translates to MEQPPRRPRGPIRRSSREAPDVCVAFPGPVTRESCCRFICELLKHILHQRHQLPLPYEQLLHFCSGKKDGEEVVRRPIKEASDSRQCQRALSDLAEVMSQLDVFFTLTAVPRVLLLLGGSAVSPKELYVIDMEGIQVGNGEQSLSPRSCLRQLFRALFLADPFSDLRSSSLMSVVLMVLGHRHCATDWFRPKLNYKVPTRAHTLTIKLSSSGTEDTTYPSDDYVWFQAPITLRGFHN, encoded by the exons ATGGAGCAGCCGCCCCGCAGACCTCGTGGCCCCATCAGGCGCAGCTCGAGGGAGGCTCCTGACGTGTGCGTGGCCTTCCCGGGGCCGGTGACGAGGGAGAGCTGCTGCCGCTTCATCTGCGAGCTCCTGAAGCACATCCTGCACCAGAGGCACCAGCTGCCCCTGCCTTACGAGCAGCTTCTCCACTTCTGTAGTGGGAAGAAG GACGGTGAAGAGGTTGTGAGAAGACCGATAAAGGAGGCGTCAGATTCCCGCCAGTGTCAGCGCGCCCTCTCAGACTTGGCGGAGGTAATGTCCCAGCTGGACGTCTTCTTCACACTGACCGCTGTGCCCCGGGTCCTGCTGCTGTTGGGGGGCTCCGCTGTCAGCCCTAAGGAGCTGTATGTGATAGACATGGAGGGCATCCAGGTGGGCAACGGTGAGCAGAGCCTGAGCCCGCGCTCCTGCCTTCGTCAGCTCTTCCGGGCGCTCTTCCTGGCTGACCCGTTCAGTGACCTGCGCTCTTCCAGCCTCATGAGTGTGGTGCTGATGGTTCTGGGACATCGACACTGCGCCACAGACTGGTTCCGACCCAAACTCAACTACAAGGTGCCCACCAGGGCCCACACCCTGACCATCAAACTGTCCAGCAGTGGAACTGAAGACACCACGTACCCCAGCGACGACTACGTCTGGTTTCAGGCTCCGATCACACTGAGAGGATTTCATAACTGA